The Erythrobacter sp. JK5 genome includes a region encoding these proteins:
- a CDS encoding TadE/TadG family type IV pilus assembly protein — MIPAAKTKTGRFAGIKRRLRDLPGAKSGVAMVEFAFTAPIMLSLGLLGTETAYYALVHMEVSQIAMQVADNASRVGEQDVLLARKVYEDDINQVFVGAEKLGERLDIFDHGRIILSSLEQNSEGGQWIHWQRCRGLKNHTSSFGAQGDGDSGTSFAGMGESGKEITASSGTAVMFVEVVYDYQPITPFDYLEGETISYTAAFNIRDNRDLTQLYASPTGQNTARCNQFKSERP; from the coding sequence ATGATTCCTGCAGCGAAAACCAAGACCGGCCGCTTCGCCGGCATCAAGCGCCGCTTGCGTGATCTGCCCGGCGCCAAATCGGGTGTTGCGATGGTCGAATTCGCGTTCACCGCGCCGATCATGCTGTCGCTGGGCTTGCTCGGCACGGAAACTGCCTATTACGCGCTGGTCCACATGGAAGTGAGCCAGATTGCGATGCAGGTGGCCGATAACGCGTCGCGCGTTGGCGAACAGGACGTTCTGCTGGCCCGCAAGGTCTATGAAGACGACATCAACCAGGTGTTTGTCGGGGCGGAAAAGCTCGGCGAGCGGCTCGACATCTTCGATCACGGACGGATCATCCTGTCGAGCCTCGAACAGAATTCCGAAGGCGGTCAGTGGATTCACTGGCAGCGGTGTCGCGGTCTGAAGAATCATACCTCGAGCTTCGGAGCGCAAGGCGACGGCGACTCCGGAACCTCGTTTGCCGGCATGGGCGAAAGCGGCAAGGAAATCACCGCGAGTTCGGGGACTGCCGTGATGTTCGTCGAGGTGGTTTACGACTACCAGCCGATCACGCCGTTCGATTACCTCGAAGGCGAAACGATCAGCTACACTGCTGCGTTCAACATTCGCGACAATCGCGACCTGACGCAGCTGTATGCCTCACCGACGGGACAAAACACCGCGCGATGCAACCAGTTCAAGTCCGAACGCCCCTGA
- a CDS encoding lysoplasmalogenase family protein, producing MPKRALVEHRPWILASLAAATVYYLVWDDPIGELYLTFLKGAGVGLLAVYAMRRTSGFDGAILVIALALAAAADMVLIHDFRLGGALFLASHIAAIVLYLRNLRPTTTFSQKLLAAGLLVGAPAIAYLLSLRADIALYAVGLGAMAATAWMSRFSRYRVGLGAVLFVISDWLIFSREGPIDLAPLPNLLIWPLYYIGQLLIATGIVQTLRADHEI from the coding sequence ATGCCCAAACGCGCATTGGTGGAACATCGGCCCTGGATTCTGGCGAGCCTGGCCGCCGCCACCGTATATTACCTGGTCTGGGACGACCCGATCGGCGAGCTTTACCTGACGTTCCTGAAAGGAGCGGGCGTCGGCTTGCTGGCGGTCTATGCGATGCGGCGCACGAGCGGCTTCGACGGGGCGATCCTGGTGATTGCGCTGGCGCTGGCTGCGGCGGCCGACATGGTTCTGATTCACGATTTCCGACTGGGCGGCGCCTTGTTCCTTGCCTCGCATATTGCTGCGATCGTGCTGTACCTGCGCAATCTGAGACCAACCACAACGTTCAGCCAGAAACTGCTCGCGGCCGGATTGCTGGTTGGGGCGCCGGCGATTGCCTATCTGCTGAGCCTGCGGGCCGATATCGCGCTCTACGCCGTCGGTCTGGGGGCGATGGCCGCCACCGCCTGGATGAGCCGCTTCTCCCGCTATCGCGTCGGTTTAGGCGCGGTGCTGTTCGTCATCAGCGACTGGCTGATCTTCAGCCGCGAGGGTCCGATCGACCTCGCGCCGCTACCCAATCTGCTGATCTGGCCGCTATACTATATCGGCCAGCTGCTGATCGCGACCGGGATCGTCCAGACGCTCCGCGCCGATCACGAAATCTAG
- a CDS encoding TauD/TfdA family dioxygenase produces the protein MRIESSGQACGARVTGVDLSEALDPQTIAAIRSAWLEHRVLAFTGQRMDDDALERFTLAMGEFGEDPFFDPIPGRKNIAAITREADETSPLFAENWHSDWSFLPRPPSGTCLLAIEIPPLGGDTLFSDQIAAFAALPDERKDHLRSLTAIHSAARGYAPDGVYGDHDSNRSMAIRPGESARARQAHPLVKRHPETGEDALFCSISYTVGIEGMSDAESLQMVMELHQWCEQDRFVYRHRWEPGMLVMWDNRSVNHKATGGYEGHRRELHRTTIAAVSA, from the coding sequence ATGCGGATCGAATCCTCCGGCCAGGCATGCGGCGCGCGGGTTACGGGCGTCGACCTCTCGGAGGCGCTCGACCCTCAGACCATCGCGGCGATCCGCTCGGCGTGGCTTGAGCACAGGGTTTTGGCGTTCACCGGTCAGCGAATGGACGACGATGCGCTGGAACGCTTCACTCTCGCGATGGGTGAATTCGGCGAGGATCCGTTCTTCGATCCGATCCCCGGGCGCAAGAATATCGCCGCGATCACACGCGAAGCCGACGAAACCAGCCCGCTGTTTGCCGAGAACTGGCATTCGGACTGGAGTTTCCTGCCCCGACCGCCCTCGGGCACATGCCTGCTTGCCATCGAAATCCCGCCCTTGGGCGGAGACACGCTCTTTTCCGACCAGATCGCCGCGTTTGCCGCCCTGCCCGACGAGCGCAAGGATCATCTGCGCAGCCTCACCGCGATCCATTCTGCGGCGCGCGGATATGCGCCCGACGGGGTGTACGGCGATCACGATTCAAACCGTTCGATGGCCATCAGGCCCGGCGAAAGCGCCCGTGCGCGCCAGGCCCACCCGCTGGTGAAACGGCACCCGGAAACCGGCGAGGACGCGCTGTTCTGCAGCATCAGCTACACGGTCGGGATCGAGGGGATGAGCGATGCCGAGTCGCTGCAAATGGTGATGGAACTGCATCAATGGTGCGAACAGGACCGCTTCGTCTACCGCCACCGCTGGGAACCGGGCATGCTCGTGATGTGGGACAATCGCAGTGTCAACCACAAGGCCACCGGCGGCTACGAAGGGCACCGGCGCGAATTGCACCGCACCACCATCGCCGCCGTTTCAGCCTAG
- a CDS encoding Tad domain-containing protein has protein sequence MGILSFFRRLAADPTANTIVISAAALVPLIGMVGGAVDASRYYMTTTRLQAACDAGALAARRAMDDGDFSTEDEQVGNAFFDQNYNDGLFGLENRTRAYSANDSGVVSGTATGTLPTSLMHIFGYDEFNVSVSCSADINIANTDVMFVLDVTGSMNCPAEQGIDDDCSNNGNTEYVSGGVNGSRLQAVREAVVDFYDIVESSTSPQAQVRYGFVPYSQGVNVGQSIKSWMADSATYQSRVWVETTTEVPGSGVEIGDWILDRQTYEYMPRDPDNFGGGVWISSYQWKNKDNDSGKADNPARNKCLRMEGEEYRVGDELWRVTSSDYWLNVWNRYGASTQWRAACVGRIDKYRQADEDDVEEPETITVAQWQYRPVTFDVSNFNAGAGLGNPVTTPTGNNGSTVTHNWDGCIQEANTVAQASFNPVPAGAHDLNIDLVPSTDEERWKPALPGAVYYRHTDDGSLWDNDSWIYEEVGTTENLDSVNGRGQHVCPVAARRLSDAWTESTLETYVDSLRARGNTYHDFGMLWGARFISPDGIFSGSNATAPNGDAITRHIIFMTDGTQATNQRVYGLYGIEWWDRRITDNGSSSQMASRHAERFQAACRAARNKNISVWTIAFGTDLSANLRNCATSGRAFQADDADELRQTFRDIAEQIADLRLTS, from the coding sequence ATGGGTATACTCTCGTTCTTCCGCCGGCTTGCCGCGGATCCCACGGCCAACACCATCGTCATTTCGGCGGCGGCGCTGGTCCCCTTGATCGGCATGGTCGGCGGCGCCGTCGACGCGAGTCGTTATTACATGACGACCACGCGTCTACAGGCAGCCTGCGACGCCGGCGCGCTCGCCGCGCGGCGCGCAATGGACGACGGCGACTTTTCGACCGAGGACGAACAGGTCGGCAACGCGTTCTTCGATCAGAACTACAACGATGGCCTGTTCGGCCTCGAAAACAGGACGCGCGCCTATTCCGCCAACGATTCGGGCGTGGTGAGCGGAACCGCGACCGGCACTCTGCCGACGAGCCTGATGCATATTTTCGGTTACGATGAATTCAACGTCAGCGTGAGCTGTTCGGCCGATATCAACATCGCCAACACCGATGTGATGTTCGTGCTCGACGTCACCGGTTCGATGAACTGCCCCGCCGAACAGGGGATCGACGACGACTGTTCGAACAACGGCAACACCGAATATGTCAGCGGCGGCGTGAACGGTTCGCGCCTGCAGGCGGTGCGCGAAGCGGTGGTCGATTTCTATGATATCGTCGAAAGTTCGACGTCGCCGCAGGCGCAGGTGCGTTATGGCTTCGTGCCGTACTCGCAGGGGGTGAATGTCGGCCAGTCGATCAAGTCTTGGATGGCGGATTCGGCCACGTATCAATCGCGTGTCTGGGTCGAAACCACTACCGAAGTGCCCGGCAGCGGCGTCGAAATCGGCGACTGGATTCTCGACCGGCAGACTTACGAATACATGCCGCGCGATCCTGATAACTTCGGCGGTGGCGTCTGGATTTCCAGCTACCAGTGGAAGAACAAGGACAACGATTCCGGCAAGGCGGACAACCCCGCGCGGAACAAGTGCCTCCGCATGGAAGGCGAAGAATACCGGGTTGGCGACGAGCTGTGGCGCGTCACCTCTTCGGATTACTGGCTGAACGTCTGGAACCGCTACGGTGCCAGCACGCAGTGGCGTGCCGCCTGCGTAGGCCGGATCGACAAGTATCGTCAGGCCGACGAGGACGACGTCGAGGAACCCGAAACGATCACGGTCGCTCAGTGGCAGTACCGTCCGGTTACTTTCGATGTGTCGAACTTCAATGCCGGAGCCGGTCTCGGAAACCCGGTCACGACCCCGACCGGCAACAACGGCTCGACCGTAACGCACAATTGGGACGGGTGTATTCAGGAAGCGAACACGGTCGCCCAGGCGAGCTTTAATCCGGTCCCTGCCGGAGCCCACGATCTCAATATCGACCTCGTGCCTTCGACCGATGAGGAGCGCTGGAAGCCCGCGCTGCCGGGAGCGGTGTATTACCGGCACACGGACGACGGCAGTCTGTGGGACAACGATTCATGGATCTACGAGGAAGTCGGAACGACCGAGAATCTCGATAGCGTAAACGGCCGCGGACAGCACGTCTGCCCGGTCGCTGCGCGCCGCCTGTCGGACGCGTGGACCGAATCAACGCTTGAAACCTACGTCGATTCGCTGCGCGCTCGTGGCAACACCTACCACGACTTCGGAATGCTCTGGGGCGCACGCTTCATTTCGCCCGACGGCATCTTCTCGGGCTCGAATGCGACCGCGCCGAACGGTGACGCAATCACCCGCCACATCATCTTCATGACCGACGGCACGCAGGCGACCAACCAGCGCGTCTACGGACTCTACGGGATCGAATGGTGGGATCGCCGGATTACGGACAACGGTTCCTCGTCGCAGATGGCAAGTCGCCACGCCGAACGTTTCCAGGCGGCATGCCGTGCAGCCCGCAACAAGAACATTTCGGTCTGGACCATCGCGTTCGGTACCGATCTGAGCGCCAACCTGCGCAACTGCGCCACTTCGGGCCGCGCCTTCCAGGCGGACGATGCCGATGAACTGCGGCAGACCTTCCGCGACATTGCGGAACAAATTGCAGACCTGAGGCTGACTTCATGA
- the trmFO gene encoding methylenetetrahydrofolate--tRNA-(uracil(54)-C(5))-methyltransferase (FADH(2)-oxidizing) TrmFO — MTGTTKTHDVHIIGGGLAGSEAAWQLARRGVKVRLSEMRGSGEMTPAHQTDGLAELVCSNSFRSDNDEANAVGLLHHEMRALDSLVMRAGEIARVPAGSAMAVDRNVFSAEVEKALREHPNVTIARERIDRLPDAGLTIVATGPLTATALAESIVGATGEERLAFFDAIAPIVHRDSIDMEIAWIQSRWNKRTEASNEGGDYINCPMTQEQYLAFHQGLIDGEKTEFKEWEKDTPYFDGCMPIEVMAARGVDTLRFGPMKPVGLDNPRDATPEFPQGRWPYAVVQLRQDNKLGTLWNMVGFQTKLKYAAQVELFRTIPGLENAEFARLGGLHRNTFLNSPHVLDRQLRLKAAPHIRFAGQVTGCEGYVESAAIGLVAGIMTAGELAGRAWKPLPATTAMGALLSHITGDAEADTFQPMNVNFGLFPPLHEVRKKARKEAYTSRAKADLAAWVNDTREPVPA; from the coding sequence ATGACAGGCACGACGAAAACCCACGACGTTCACATCATCGGCGGTGGACTCGCCGGTAGCGAGGCTGCCTGGCAGCTGGCCCGGCGCGGAGTAAAGGTGCGCCTGTCCGAAATGCGTGGCTCCGGTGAGATGACTCCGGCGCACCAGACCGACGGTCTGGCGGAGCTGGTGTGCTCGAACAGCTTCCGTTCGGACAACGACGAAGCCAACGCGGTCGGTCTGCTGCACCACGAAATGCGCGCGCTCGACAGTCTGGTGATGCGCGCCGGCGAAATCGCCCGGGTCCCGGCGGGCAGTGCGATGGCGGTCGATCGCAACGTGTTTTCTGCCGAGGTGGAAAAGGCGCTGCGCGAGCACCCAAATGTCACGATCGCGCGCGAGCGGATCGACCGGCTGCCCGATGCCGGGCTGACCATCGTTGCCACCGGACCGCTGACGGCCACGGCGCTGGCGGAAAGCATCGTCGGTGCAACGGGCGAGGAACGGCTCGCGTTTTTCGATGCAATCGCCCCGATCGTCCACCGCGACAGCATCGATATGGAGATCGCATGGATCCAGTCGCGCTGGAACAAACGGACCGAAGCCTCGAACGAAGGCGGCGACTACATCAACTGCCCGATGACGCAGGAACAGTACCTCGCCTTTCACCAGGGGTTGATCGATGGCGAGAAGACCGAATTCAAGGAGTGGGAGAAGGATACGCCCTATTTCGACGGCTGCATGCCGATCGAGGTGATGGCGGCGCGCGGTGTCGACACGCTCCGGTTCGGTCCGATGAAGCCGGTCGGGCTCGACAATCCCCGCGATGCAACGCCCGAATTCCCGCAGGGACGCTGGCCTTACGCGGTGGTGCAACTGCGGCAGGACAACAAGCTGGGCACGCTGTGGAACATGGTCGGGTTCCAGACCAAGCTCAAATACGCTGCGCAGGTGGAGCTCTTCCGCACCATCCCGGGGCTGGAAAATGCCGAGTTCGCGAGGCTCGGGGGATTGCACCGCAACACGTTCCTGAATTCGCCTCACGTGCTCGATCGACAGCTGCGGTTGAAAGCCGCGCCGCATATCCGCTTCGCCGGGCAGGTGACCGGATGCGAAGGCTATGTCGAAAGCGCGGCGATCGGGCTCGTTGCCGGGATCATGACTGCCGGCGAACTCGCAGGGCGGGCATGGAAGCCCTTGCCCGCGACGACCGCGATGGGTGCGCTGCTGAGCCACATCACGGGAGACGCCGAGGCGGACACGTTCCAGCCCATGAACGTCAACTTCGGGCTGTTTCCGCCGCTGCACGAGGTCAGGAAGAAGGCGCGCAAGGAAGCCTATACCAGCCGCGCCAAGGCAGACCTGGCCGCCTGGGTCAACGACACGCGCGAACCGGTACCCGCCTGA
- a CDS encoding EF-hand domain-containing protein has product MRQTVLGVFVGLILAGVGVFWWQGRAQVEVNAPPPPAAENIAKTPDELPQADPGELTGPAPPEASELTREEKRFFRYDRNRDRKITRNEMLSSRSDAFRKLDVDGNNLLTFEEWAVTTAQRFDGADADRNGELSPKEFATTAPKRPARKPACRC; this is encoded by the coding sequence ATGCGTCAAACTGTACTCGGAGTATTCGTCGGATTGATACTTGCCGGTGTCGGCGTGTTCTGGTGGCAGGGCAGGGCGCAAGTCGAGGTCAATGCGCCTCCGCCTCCCGCAGCCGAGAACATCGCGAAGACCCCCGACGAATTGCCGCAAGCCGATCCCGGCGAACTGACCGGCCCGGCGCCACCCGAGGCAAGCGAGTTGACGCGGGAGGAAAAGCGGTTCTTCCGCTACGATCGCAATCGCGACCGGAAGATCACCCGCAACGAGATGCTTTCAAGCCGTTCGGATGCCTTCCGGAAACTCGATGTCGACGGCAACAACCTGCTGACGTTCGAGGAATGGGCGGTCACCACCGCGCAGCGCTTCGACGGAGCCGACGCCGACAGGAACGGTGAGCTTTCGCCGAAGGAATTCGCGACAACCGCGCCAAAGCGCCCAGCACGCAAGCCCGCCTGCCGCTGCTGA
- a CDS encoding TadE/TadG family type IV pilus assembly protein encodes MIGPRLLKRLRRDERGATLTEFGFVAPVLCVLLMGIFDLAHTQYTAAQINGAMQKAGRDMTLESAGSRQGTIDQAVIDQIKTVVPNNATVTLQKLSHFDFSDVGEAENFTDDDGDSVCNNGEPFEDANGNGQWDANRGASGIGGARDAVLYEATVEWPRLFPMAGLVGMSENMTLKASTVLRNQPYDQQNRNVEIGNCP; translated from the coding sequence ATGATCGGGCCCCGGCTCCTCAAACGCCTGCGCCGCGACGAGCGGGGTGCGACGCTGACCGAATTCGGGTTTGTCGCCCCCGTCCTGTGCGTGCTTCTCATGGGCATCTTCGACCTGGCGCACACGCAATACACTGCGGCCCAGATCAACGGTGCGATGCAGAAGGCGGGGCGCGACATGACGCTCGAATCCGCCGGAAGCCGGCAGGGCACGATCGATCAGGCGGTGATCGACCAGATCAAGACCGTGGTCCCGAACAACGCGACGGTGACGCTCCAAAAGCTTTCGCATTTCGATTTCAGCGACGTTGGCGAAGCGGAAAACTTCACCGACGACGACGGAGACTCGGTCTGCAACAATGGCGAACCCTTCGAGGATGCAAACGGCAACGGCCAATGGGACGCGAACCGCGGTGCTTCCGGCATCGGCGGTGCGCGCGACGCCGTGCTGTACGAAGCCACGGTCGAATGGCCTCGCCTGTTCCCGATGGCCGGTCTGGTGGGAATGAGCGAAAACATGACGCTCAAAGCCTCAACCGTGTTGCGCAACCAGCCCTACGATCAACAGAACCGCAACGTCGAAATCGGTAATTGCCCATGA